The following coding sequences are from one Danio rerio strain Tuebingen ecotype United States chromosome 21, GRCz12tu, whole genome shotgun sequence window:
- the chchd10 gene encoding coiled-coil-helix-coiled-coil-helix domain-containing protein 10, mitochondrial codes for MARGSRSRPSPAPASAPAPSYAPAPAAPPPMAVAPAAAQPKQPGLMAQMATTAAGVAVGSAVGHVMGSAITGAFSGGSSSEAPKPAPTYQEPSRLPPSQSGPCLFEVRQFLDCATTQADLSLCEGFNEALKQCKLSSGVTSLV; via the exons ATGGCAAGAGGAAGTCGCAGTCGTCCTTCACCGGCACCAGCGAG TGCTCCTGCCCCATCCTATGCTCCAGCTCCTGCAGCTCCTCCTCCGATGGCAGTGGCCCCTGCTGCGGCTCAGCCTAAGCAGCCAGGTCTCATGGCCCAGATGGCCACCACAGCGGCCGGAGTGGCCGTTGGTTCAGCTGTTGGGCATGTGATGGGCAGTGCCATCACAGGTGCCTTCAGTGGAGGCAGCAGTTCAGAGGCACCCAAACCAGCACCCACATATCAG GAGCCATCACGACTTCCACCCTCTCAGTCTGGTCCTTGTCTCTTTGAAGTGAGGCAGTTTCTGGACTGTGCCACGACTCAGGCTGATCTGAGCTTGTGTGAAGGCTTCAACGAGGCTCTTAAACAGTGCAAACTCTCCAGTG GTGTCACGTCTCTGGTGTGA
- the ddt gene encoding D-dopachrome decarboxylase (The RefSeq protein has 1 substitution compared to this genomic sequence), with protein MPFINIETNLPASKFPEDFLKRLCSTLAAALGKPEDRMNLVVKPDLPMFFAGSSSPCVLMTVSAIGVTDTAEKNKQHSAKIFQFLQGEFGLSDDRILVLFYPLEPSQIGKKGTVMSFL; from the exons ATGCCGTtcataaatatagaaaccaatttaccTGCAAGCAAGTTTCCAGAAGACTTTCTGAAAAGACTATGTTCTACATTGGCTGCAGCACTGGGGAAGCCGGAAGAC AGGATGAATCTGGTGGTAAAGCCTGACCTGCCAATGCTTTTTGCGGGGTCCAGCTCCCCATGTGTGTTAATGACCGTGTCGGCCATTGGAGTGACCGATACTGCGGAGAAAAATAAGCAGCATAGTGCTAAGATCTTCCAGTTCCTGCAAGGAGAATTTGGGCTGAGCGATGACCG GATTTTGGTGTTGTTTTACCCTCTGGAGCCATCACAGATTGGGAAAAAGGGAACAGTAATGAGCTTCCTATAA